From a single Natronorubrum tibetense GA33 genomic region:
- a CDS encoding glycosyltransferase encodes MDSASVVVPAREEAAHLERTLDSLLGQVFDGELETIVVASGSATLAAAREHPVTDRVLVDERENGPGTARNRGVAAATGDLLLFTDADTVVPPKWVRRHRRHCATPSVVGVGGPLRPITDAVRHRLLFRLLSDWWYRVSWPVGFVQQPGCDCSARRSAFEAVGGFDESLPFLEDTDLSLRLRDEGLVVYDHTCPVETSARRQREEGYLPLFLAYFVGYLEYAIPGRSPTRAHFR; translated from the coding sequence ATGGACTCCGCGTCGGTCGTCGTCCCCGCTCGCGAAGAAGCGGCCCATCTCGAGCGAACGCTCGACTCGCTCTTGGGGCAGGTTTTCGACGGGGAACTCGAGACCATCGTGGTCGCCAGCGGCTCGGCGACGCTGGCCGCCGCTCGCGAGCATCCGGTTACCGACCGAGTGCTCGTCGACGAACGGGAAAACGGGCCGGGAACCGCTCGAAATCGGGGTGTGGCGGCGGCCACTGGCGACCTGCTCCTCTTTACCGACGCCGACACTGTCGTTCCTCCCAAATGGGTTCGACGCCACCGACGCCACTGCGCGACGCCCTCGGTCGTCGGCGTCGGCGGGCCGCTTCGCCCGATCACCGACGCGGTTCGGCATCGACTGCTCTTTCGGCTCCTTTCGGACTGGTGGTACCGCGTCAGTTGGCCCGTCGGCTTCGTCCAGCAGCCCGGCTGTGACTGCAGCGCCCGCCGTTCGGCGTTCGAGGCGGTCGGCGGCTTCGACGAGTCGCTGCCCTTTCTCGAGGACACCGACCTCTCGCTACGACTGCGCGACGAGGGACTGGTCGTCTACGATCATACCTGCCCGGTCGAGACCTCGGCCCGTCGCCAGCGAGAGGAAGGGTATCTCCCCCTCTTTCTCGCGTACTTCGTGGGGTATCTCGAGTACGCGATCCCCGGGCGCTCGCCGACTCGAGCACACTTTCGCTGA
- a CDS encoding beta-ribofuranosylaminobenzene 5'-phosphate synthase family protein, which yields MTTATVTAGARLHVGFQNLSLARRRLYGGIGVGLEEPRVTVAAEPASGVESDDPLVREYAARAVDVLDVSGVAVTLEERLPRHVGLGSGTQLALSVLAATAHAHGLEPDIREQAPAMGRGGRSGVGVGTFEDGGFVVDAGHPTNRFTTEPPAEGDWMVPPVVARHEIPDEWRFLVVVPEAEPGRNGDDEDASMRSVVERADPAVADEIASVVTRKLLPAAAEGRLETFGEAIAEIGRKNGAWYADAQGGVFRPPAGALVEALEACPVCTGVGQSSWGPVVYGVTDRTHADEAESAARDALADNGLEGRVILTEAASSGARVSIDGD from the coding sequence ATGACGACCGCGACCGTCACCGCAGGCGCGCGACTCCACGTCGGCTTTCAGAACCTCTCGCTCGCCCGACGGCGACTCTACGGCGGAATTGGCGTCGGTCTCGAGGAGCCCCGCGTGACGGTCGCGGCCGAACCCGCCTCCGGCGTCGAGAGCGACGATCCACTGGTCCGGGAGTACGCCGCGCGAGCCGTCGACGTCCTCGACGTCTCCGGTGTCGCGGTCACGCTCGAGGAACGGCTCCCGCGCCACGTCGGCCTCGGGAGCGGGACCCAACTCGCTCTGTCGGTGCTCGCGGCAACGGCGCACGCACACGGGCTCGAGCCCGACATCCGCGAACAGGCACCCGCGATGGGCCGCGGCGGCCGCAGCGGGGTCGGCGTCGGGACGTTCGAGGACGGCGGCTTCGTCGTCGACGCCGGCCATCCGACGAACCGCTTTACGACCGAGCCGCCGGCCGAGGGCGACTGGATGGTTCCACCCGTCGTCGCCCGACACGAAATCCCCGACGAGTGGCGGTTCCTCGTCGTCGTCCCCGAGGCCGAACCCGGCCGCAACGGCGACGACGAAGACGCGAGTATGCGCTCCGTCGTCGAGCGCGCCGATCCCGCCGTCGCCGACGAGATCGCCAGCGTCGTTACCCGCAAACTGCTGCCCGCCGCTGCGGAGGGTCGTCTCGAGACCTTCGGCGAAGCCATCGCCGAAATCGGGCGCAAGAACGGGGCGTGGTACGCCGACGCCCAGGGGGGCGTCTTCCGGCCGCCCGCCGGAGCGCTCGTCGAAGCGCTCGAGGCGTGTCCGGTCTGTACGGGCGTCGGCCAGTCGTCGTGGGGGCCCGTCGTCTACGGCGTGACGGACCGCACGCACGCCGACGAGGCCGAATCGGCGGCTCGAGACGCGCTGGCGGATAACGGACTCGAGGGACGGGTTATTTTGACGGAAGCGGCCTCGAGCGGGGCTCGAGTCAGCATTGACGGCGATTGA
- a CDS encoding transcription factor S, producing MQFCDDCGSMMKADGDHMVCTNDDCGTSSERDRDRESEFVSTESQTDDEVIESDANANFEGKPKATDVVCDDCGNQEAWYTLKQTASADEPPTRFFKCTECGKRWRGYN from the coding sequence ATGCAGTTCTGCGACGACTGCGGTTCGATGATGAAAGCCGACGGCGACCACATGGTCTGTACGAACGACGACTGTGGCACCTCGAGCGAGCGCGACCGCGACCGCGAGAGCGAGTTCGTCTCGACGGAGTCCCAGACGGACGACGAGGTGATCGAGTCCGACGCGAACGCCAACTTCGAGGGGAAGCCGAAGGCGACGGACGTGGTCTGTGACGACTGCGGCAATCAGGAGGCGTGGTACACGCTCAAGCAGACGGCCTCGGCCGACGAGCCGCCGACGCGATTTTTCAAGTGCACCGAATGTGGGAAGCGCTGGCGGGGCTACAATTAA
- a CDS encoding DUF5518 domain-containing protein: MVSDTADMPPPVDTYETESNDDPNTVFNALVGGAAGIVLSFVPGSTLLGGGVAGYLEGGQPADGLRVGALAGLVMLVPFVFFGFLASIFFLGVGGSAPGLGVFFVLFLVFGAFYTVGLSAVGAVLGIYVKNEL; encoded by the coding sequence ATGGTCTCCGATACCGCCGACATGCCACCGCCAGTCGACACGTACGAAACCGAATCGAACGACGACCCCAACACCGTCTTCAACGCGTTGGTCGGCGGCGCCGCCGGCATCGTGCTCTCGTTCGTCCCGGGCTCGACGCTGCTCGGCGGCGGGGTCGCGGGCTACCTCGAGGGCGGCCAGCCGGCCGACGGCCTGCGAGTCGGCGCGCTCGCCGGACTCGTCATGCTCGTTCCGTTCGTCTTCTTCGGCTTTCTCGCCTCGATATTTTTCCTCGGCGTCGGCGGTTCGGCACCGGGGTTAGGCGTGTTCTTCGTCCTCTTTCTGGTGTTCGGCGCGTTCTACACCGTCGGGTTGAGCGCCGTGGGTGCAGTGCTGGGAATTTACGTCAAAAACGAACTGTGA
- a CDS encoding DNA polymerase Y family protein, which yields MTDGPRLPGIETDDDEDRIVCHVDADCFYASCERLREPELRGEPVVVGMGYEPGDTIGAVATASYEAREFGVESAQAISSALERLPRREALDPDAEDYDPDLEPEETGHYRPVDMDYYESIAGEVREILHDCSDTVREVSIDEAYLDVTDRTAWEVADGFARHITDRIRREVGVTVSVGVAPTMSAAKIASDFDKPDGLTVVRPGEVREFLAPLEVDLLHGVGPVTARALREMGLETAGDVAATDPKPLVERFGERGRELYDRARGDDARRVEPKGEPKSFSRESAFAEPIEKAEPKYEQIETLAAAVADRAQREGALYRTVGVKAVTPPFDVNTRERSLPGPIDDPELVDRIATDLFTEFETEAVRKVGVRVANLEFAAADQASLDGWEGRANEQRADGDGGTETDAADGEPAPSSDSGADNETDSSDEKRESTDDKTASTTDGRDATAHTEGQSSLADFS from the coding sequence ATGACTGACGGGCCGCGACTACCGGGCATCGAGACGGACGACGATGAGGACCGAATCGTCTGTCACGTCGATGCGGACTGCTTTTATGCCTCCTGCGAGCGACTCCGCGAGCCCGAACTGCGGGGCGAACCTGTCGTCGTCGGCATGGGGTACGAACCCGGCGACACCATCGGCGCCGTTGCCACCGCGAGCTACGAGGCCCGCGAGTTCGGCGTCGAGAGCGCTCAAGCGATCTCGAGCGCGCTCGAGCGCCTGCCCCGACGCGAAGCGCTCGACCCCGACGCCGAGGACTACGACCCCGATCTCGAGCCCGAAGAAACCGGCCATTACCGTCCCGTCGATATGGACTACTACGAGTCGATCGCCGGGGAAGTACGCGAAATTCTCCACGACTGTTCCGACACCGTCAGAGAGGTGAGCATCGACGAGGCCTACCTCGATGTCACCGATCGCACCGCCTGGGAGGTCGCGGACGGCTTCGCCCGCCATATCACGGACCGCATCCGTCGGGAGGTCGGCGTGACCGTCAGCGTCGGCGTCGCGCCGACGATGAGCGCGGCCAAGATCGCCAGCGATTTCGATAAGCCCGACGGCCTGACCGTCGTCCGGCCCGGCGAAGTTCGGGAGTTCCTCGCCCCGCTCGAGGTCGATCTGCTCCACGGCGTCGGTCCCGTGACCGCGCGGGCGCTTCGGGAGATGGGGCTCGAGACCGCGGGTGACGTCGCCGCGACCGATCCGAAGCCGCTGGTCGAACGCTTCGGTGAACGCGGTCGAGAGCTGTATGATCGCGCACGCGGGGACGACGCCCGTCGGGTCGAACCGAAAGGAGAGCCCAAGAGCTTCTCCCGCGAGTCAGCGTTCGCGGAACCGATCGAGAAGGCGGAGCCGAAGTACGAACAGATCGAGACGCTCGCCGCGGCCGTCGCCGACCGCGCCCAGCGAGAGGGCGCGCTCTACCGGACCGTCGGCGTCAAGGCCGTCACGCCGCCGTTCGACGTCAACACGCGCGAGCGATCCCTGCCGGGACCGATCGACGATCCGGAACTCGTCGACCGTATCGCTACCGACCTGTTCACCGAGTTCGAGACCGAGGCCGTCCGGAAGGTCGGCGTTCGCGTCGCCAACCTCGAGTTCGCCGCGGCCGATCAGGCTAGCCTCGACGGCTGGGAGGGCCGCGCGAACGAGCAGCGGGCTGACGGTGACGGCGGGACCGAGACGGACGCCGCGGACGGCGAACCGGCACCTAGCAGCGACTCCGGAGCCGACAACGAGACGGATTCGAGCGACGAAAAGCGAGAGTCGACAGACGACAAAACGGCGTCGACGACGGACGGCCGAGACGCGACGGCCCACACCGAGGGACAGTCGTCGCTCGCGGATTTCTCGTGA
- a CDS encoding J domain-containing protein — protein sequence MTEDFYDLLEIPSDASQDEIKDAYREQVRVYHPDHNDDERARAQFTAVKKAYDILGDSVERQAYDRLGHEDYVAKRTSGLPSPDVWKSTDEKSSSPAETDAADEESGKTFTYSDDASASSDTGSSKSKTKATASSAGGATTSGSTAGTSSSASSTSASSGARATGTATGGATRTGAGTSSSGGTNRTAGSTDGGTSHATAGGRTGSRSRAESGRFGDNAAVRWWRRQNFSLPLIWTSVFIYLAGIGHFALANDSALEGLAAELSAVGTDPGGIQEVLASGRHGVDSTASYLAAFELVAPPLEQPLWEGVLAGVVALTLLGLLGVRAARDAETWGPISIDETIVLALAVAASTVLVGGPLLAGAVLMPVLFTVIVRHTRRGPGWKPSYLYVLPVLAPLVGVGISAAGEATLAIDLLAFVILPIVGGLGLPLRATVRKRFGW from the coding sequence ATGACTGAGGACTTCTACGACCTTCTCGAGATCCCGTCCGACGCCTCTCAGGACGAGATCAAAGACGCCTACCGCGAGCAGGTCCGCGTCTACCACCCCGATCACAACGACGACGAGCGGGCCCGAGCCCAGTTTACCGCGGTCAAGAAGGCCTACGATATCCTCGGCGATTCCGTCGAGCGACAGGCCTACGACCGTCTCGGCCACGAAGACTACGTCGCAAAGCGAACCAGCGGGCTCCCCTCACCGGACGTCTGGAAGAGCACCGACGAGAAATCGAGCAGTCCGGCCGAGACGGACGCGGCGGACGAGGAGTCGGGGAAGACGTTCACCTACTCCGACGACGCAAGCGCCTCGAGCGACACCGGTTCCTCGAAATCGAAGACGAAGGCGACGGCCTCGTCCGCTGGCGGAGCAACGACCTCGGGGTCGACGGCGGGAACGTCTTCATCGGCTTCGTCGACTTCGGCGTCCTCGGGCGCGAGGGCGACGGGTACCGCGACCGGCGGGGCAACCCGAACGGGAGCTGGTACCAGCAGTTCCGGCGGGACGAACCGAACCGCCGGATCGACCGACGGTGGAACGAGTCACGCGACCGCGGGTGGCCGAACGGGGAGCCGCTCCCGAGCCGAATCCGGACGGTTCGGCGACAACGCCGCCGTTCGCTGGTGGCGTCGACAGAACTTCTCGCTGCCGCTGATCTGGACCTCGGTGTTCATCTATCTCGCCGGGATCGGTCACTTTGCGCTCGCGAACGACTCCGCACTCGAGGGGCTGGCCGCCGAGCTAAGCGCCGTCGGCACCGACCCCGGTGGGATCCAGGAGGTCCTTGCGAGTGGCCGTCACGGGGTCGATTCGACTGCCAGCTATCTCGCGGCGTTCGAACTCGTCGCGCCGCCGCTCGAGCAGCCGCTCTGGGAGGGCGTGTTGGCCGGCGTCGTGGCCCTGACGCTCCTCGGCCTGCTCGGCGTTCGAGCGGCTCGAGACGCCGAGACATGGGGTCCGATATCGATCGACGAGACGATCGTCCTCGCGCTCGCGGTAGCCGCGTCGACCGTCCTCGTCGGCGGGCCGCTGCTGGCTGGAGCGGTCCTCATGCCGGTGCTGTTCACCGTCATCGTCCGTCATACCCGTCGCGGGCCGGGCTGGAAGCCGTCATATCTGTACGTGCTCCCCGTGCTGGCTCCGCTCGTCGGCGTCGGGATTTCGGCAGCCGGCGAGGCGACGCTTGCGATCGATCTCCTCGCGTTCGTGATCCTGCCGATCGTCGGCGGCCTCGGACTGCCGCTGCGGGCGACGGTCCGGAAACGCTTCGGCTGGTAG
- a CDS encoding uracil-DNA glycosylase family protein — protein sequence MKNVTERTSNPFGLRPPFDRTGPDERTAVFGYGDANADFYLIGDHPGVHGGTSTGVPFTGTESGDAIQDIAREVGFASGPEDRPDLENLFCSYIHMCCLPAGETPSEEDYADLERYFDAELRAINAHILLPVGERATDHVLREYTTQRDRLDLDMARLHAREIRGRGFLVVPIREPTEWEDTDREAIVARLEEILGRDYRQTKGVATTVG from the coding sequence GTGAAGAACGTTACAGAGCGGACGAGCAACCCGTTCGGACTGCGGCCCCCGTTCGACCGCACCGGGCCCGACGAGCGGACCGCCGTCTTCGGCTACGGCGACGCCAACGCCGACTTCTACCTGATTGGTGACCATCCCGGCGTCCACGGCGGAACGTCAACCGGGGTGCCGTTCACCGGTACCGAGTCCGGCGACGCGATTCAGGATATCGCCCGCGAGGTCGGCTTCGCCAGCGGACCCGAAGACCGCCCCGACCTCGAGAACCTGTTTTGCAGCTACATCCACATGTGCTGTCTCCCCGCCGGCGAGACGCCGAGCGAGGAAGACTACGCCGACCTCGAGCGCTACTTCGACGCCGAACTGCGGGCGATCAATGCCCACATCCTCCTGCCGGTGGGCGAGCGCGCGACCGACCACGTCCTCCGGGAGTACACGACCCAGCGGGACCGTCTCGACCTCGACATGGCCCGACTCCACGCCCGCGAGATCCGCGGCCGCGGCTTCCTGGTTGTACCGATAAGGGAGCCGACGGAGTGGGAAGATACGGACCGGGAAGCGATCGTGGCGCGACTCGAGGAGATCCTCGGGCGCGACTACCGGCAGACAAAGGGCGTCGCGACGACGGTTGGGTGA
- a CDS encoding helix-turn-helix domain-containing protein, whose translation MSIVATVAVPAAEFPLGVLTDLDEDITLTVETTVPTSESVVPYFWAPASARDATVDSLEDEPAVATAEIVDETDDHVLIKVTWNGRVNGVLESIREHDAIVTSAVGTDAQWTFRLRFPSYEDLSAFYTNCVDQAISMELVQLHETVSPGSTRQFGLTTAQRELIAAAYRAGYFDVPRRTTLVELGEQLEVSDSAVSQRLRRGLAALIGSTIAADRASDGTDPSTGIEYGFDTELESDQ comes from the coding sequence ATGAGCATCGTCGCGACAGTCGCCGTTCCGGCGGCCGAGTTCCCGCTCGGCGTCCTCACCGATCTGGACGAGGACATCACACTGACCGTCGAGACGACGGTTCCCACGAGCGAATCAGTTGTTCCGTACTTCTGGGCGCCCGCCTCGGCCCGTGACGCGACCGTCGACTCGCTCGAGGACGAACCGGCCGTTGCGACCGCCGAGATCGTCGACGAGACCGACGACCACGTCCTCATCAAGGTGACGTGGAACGGTCGCGTCAACGGCGTCCTCGAGTCGATTCGCGAGCACGACGCGATCGTTACGAGCGCCGTCGGGACCGACGCCCAGTGGACGTTTCGACTGCGATTTCCGTCCTACGAGGATCTCTCCGCGTTCTACACGAACTGCGTCGATCAGGCGATCTCGATGGAACTCGTCCAGCTCCACGAGACGGTTAGTCCCGGCTCCACTCGTCAGTTCGGGCTGACGACGGCCCAGCGGGAGTTGATCGCCGCCGCCTATCGCGCGGGCTACTTCGACGTGCCGCGACGGACGACCCTCGTCGAACTGGGCGAACAGCTCGAGGTCTCCGATTCGGCGGTCTCACAGCGTCTCCGGCGCGGGCTCGCGGCGTTGATCGGCTCGACGATCGCCGCGGATCGAGCGTCGGACGGAACGGATCCGTCGACCGGGATCGAGTACGGGTTCGACACCGAACTCGAGTCGGATCAGTAG
- a CDS encoding CopG family ribbon-helix-helix protein, whose product MRTSLNVPEEMLAEFDRTWQAEGLDSRSRALREAIQEYVESHHQLEQARGTVAATVVFDYVHEAIIEDLHEIQHEFQSEIDTTCHVHHGEWCLEAVFCHGSAERIRSFVYHLKDFDAVGRVSVTLLRADSAAGHESGY is encoded by the coding sequence ATGCGAACCAGCCTCAACGTTCCCGAGGAGATGCTGGCCGAGTTCGACCGAACCTGGCAGGCGGAGGGTCTGGACTCCCGCTCGCGCGCCCTCCGGGAGGCGATCCAGGAGTACGTCGAGTCTCACCACCAGTTAGAACAGGCCCGTGGAACGGTCGCGGCGACGGTCGTCTTCGACTACGTCCACGAGGCGATCATCGAGGACCTCCACGAGATCCAACACGAGTTTCAGTCCGAAATCGACACGACCTGTCACGTCCACCACGGCGAGTGGTGTCTCGAGGCCGTCTTTTGTCACGGGTCGGCCGAACGCATCCGTTCGTTCGTCTACCATCTGAAGGACTTCGACGCCGTCGGCCGCGTTTCGGTAACGCTGTTGCGCGCGGATTCGGCGGCCGGGCATGAGTCGGGGTACTGA
- a CDS encoding metal-dependent hydrolase, protein MYQLGHYGAALLVYAPLGTAVGLAGHETAAIVGALACVALSTLPDCDHRIPTIEHRGPTHSVGFALFVGVGLAAVAALFVGAGSPLAEVGFVAFAFVVGSLSIVSHLLADALTPMGIRPFWPVSRRHYTLEVTKAANPIANYVLLGLGAGVGVVATVVVATLG, encoded by the coding sequence ATGTATCAGCTCGGCCACTACGGGGCCGCGTTGCTCGTCTACGCACCCCTCGGGACCGCCGTCGGTCTCGCGGGTCACGAGACGGCGGCGATCGTCGGCGCGCTCGCCTGCGTTGCCCTCTCTACGCTTCCCGACTGTGACCACCGGATTCCGACGATCGAACACCGCGGCCCGACCCACTCGGTGGGGTTCGCGCTGTTCGTCGGGGTCGGACTCGCCGCCGTCGCCGCGCTGTTCGTCGGCGCTGGGTCGCCCCTCGCTGAGGTCGGCTTCGTCGCCTTCGCGTTCGTCGTCGGCAGCCTCTCGATCGTCTCGCATCTCCTTGCAGACGCGCTCACGCCGATGGGAATACGCCCGTTCTGGCCCGTCTCGAGGCGACACTACACACTCGAGGTAACGAAAGCGGCGAACCCGATCGCGAACTACGTCCTTCTGGGGCTCGGTGCCGGCGTGGGTGTTGTCGCGACGGTCGTCGTGGCCACGCTCGGCTGA
- a CDS encoding COX15/CtaA family protein yields MSTDSYTSRPVVRPLIERFGFPQLLATTLVLVAATILLGVAAKATGSGLACEQNWPLCDAGPYNAFPANLPSFYEWFHRFVAMFAGIAIIGTAAAAWRLPDVDRRVAVLVVMGAILTPIQVVLGRETVTQYTMDILQLHFWTAVLIFVLFVVATVLVWASRLTASHVTGSLVLGALSLPFHVALSPFALGDITSYGPSMQMAQYAVTLALLATVIVAFMVGRRRLQSGRLTAVLSATAALSFVVVFLAREAVNPAFDTLYLASVAILFVAFMAGIYLSRSATAKARDGQAR; encoded by the coding sequence GTGTCGACCGATAGCTACACCTCTCGTCCGGTAGTTCGCCCGCTGATAGAACGGTTCGGCTTTCCCCAGCTACTCGCGACGACGCTCGTGCTGGTCGCCGCGACGATCCTGCTCGGCGTCGCCGCGAAGGCGACCGGTTCGGGGTTGGCCTGCGAGCAAAATTGGCCGCTCTGTGATGCCGGGCCGTACAACGCCTTCCCGGCGAACCTGCCGAGTTTCTACGAGTGGTTCCACCGGTTCGTCGCCATGTTCGCCGGGATCGCGATTATCGGCACCGCGGCCGCGGCCTGGCGACTCCCCGACGTCGACCGCCGCGTCGCCGTGCTCGTGGTTATGGGTGCGATTCTGACGCCGATTCAGGTCGTCCTCGGCCGCGAAACCGTCACGCAGTATACGATGGACATCCTCCAGTTGCACTTCTGGACCGCCGTCCTCATCTTCGTCCTCTTCGTGGTGGCGACGGTGCTCGTCTGGGCGTCGCGGCTGACGGCGAGTCACGTCACCGGTTCGCTCGTGCTCGGTGCCCTGTCGCTTCCGTTCCACGTTGCCCTCAGCCCGTTCGCCCTCGGCGATATCACATCCTACGGCCCGTCGATGCAGATGGCACAGTACGCCGTCACACTCGCGCTGCTCGCGACCGTCATCGTCGCCTTCATGGTCGGCCGCCGACGGTTGCAGAGCGGACGGCTGACCGCCGTGTTGAGCGCCACGGCGGCGCTGTCGTTTGTCGTCGTCTTCCTCGCCCGTGAGGCCGTCAACCCGGCGTTTGACACCCTATATCTCGCCAGCGTGGCGATACTCTTCGTCGCGTTCATGGCGGGAATCTATCTGAGCCGGAGTGCGACAGCCAAAGCGCGTGACGGGCAGGCACGATAG
- a CDS encoding M24 family metallopeptidase — MNKRARLERYLDSADLDSVWFARPNAFAWLTGGNNVVDRETDAGVAAVGYDGSDVRILTNNIEADRIRAEEIPDIEAEDVSFEQFPWHASSLGEAVAARVADDERAAADIEVPGLERVDPTALRQPLTEQDIERYRELSGQTASAVESVCRELRAEDSEHEVASALRVALSARDIESPVVLVGGSERAQRYRHYTPTEAELGDYALVSVTTQRAGLHASCTRTVAFDPPSWLEDRHATAARVETTALAATQAAATEGGTAGDVFEAIQHAYDALDYDGEWEHHHQGGAAGFAGREWIATPDHEAAVAAPMAYAWNPTVQGAKSEGTVLVTEDEIEPLTSTERWPTTTARAVDDDLELERPAVLGLDD; from the coding sequence ATGAACAAGCGAGCGCGACTCGAGCGCTACCTCGACTCGGCGGACCTCGATTCGGTCTGGTTCGCCCGACCGAACGCCTTCGCCTGGCTGACGGGCGGAAACAACGTCGTCGACCGCGAGACGGACGCCGGTGTCGCCGCCGTCGGCTACGACGGATCGGACGTGCGAATCCTGACGAACAATATTGAAGCGGATCGGATCCGGGCGGAAGAGATTCCCGATATCGAGGCCGAAGACGTCTCGTTCGAGCAATTTCCCTGGCACGCCTCCTCGCTCGGCGAGGCCGTCGCGGCCCGCGTCGCGGACGACGAGCGGGCCGCCGCCGATATCGAGGTGCCCGGTCTCGAGCGCGTCGATCCGACGGCGCTTCGACAGCCGCTGACTGAGCAAGATATCGAGCGGTACCGAGAGCTGAGCGGACAGACGGCGTCGGCCGTCGAATCGGTCTGTCGAGAGCTCCGCGCCGAGGACAGCGAACACGAGGTTGCCTCGGCGCTGAGGGTCGCCCTCTCGGCGCGCGACATCGAATCCCCCGTCGTCCTCGTCGGCGGGAGCGAGCGCGCCCAGCGGTACCGCCACTACACGCCCACCGAAGCCGAACTCGGCGACTACGCGCTGGTCTCGGTGACGACACAGCGGGCCGGTCTCCACGCGAGCTGTACCCGCACCGTCGCCTTCGACCCGCCGTCGTGGCTCGAGGACAGACACGCGACCGCTGCCCGCGTCGAGACAACTGCGCTCGCGGCGACGCAGGCGGCAGCGACCGAGGGCGGAACCGCCGGGGACGTCTTCGAGGCGATCCAGCACGCCTACGACGCGCTCGACTATGACGGCGAGTGGGAGCACCACCACCAGGGCGGTGCGGCCGGCTTCGCCGGCCGGGAGTGGATCGCGACGCCCGACCACGAGGCCGCGGTCGCGGCACCGATGGCGTACGCGTGGAATCCGACCGTCCAGGGCGCAAAGAGCGAAGGAACCGTCCTCGTCACGGAAGACGAGATCGAGCCGCTGACGTCAACGGAGCGCTGGCCGACGACAACCGCACGGGCCGTCGACGACGACCTGGAACTCGAGCGACCGGCGGTGCTCGGGCTCGACGATTGA
- a CDS encoding helix-turn-helix domain-containing protein, whose translation MASDDTDEYRVDDGNDEQHRDEGDEEYDLSDVDVFVDDESDGDGVRTAAVEEVDQRIVDLLSWILDTETRAKIYVHLLANRGSTSEEVAQGTGLYPSTVREALAELHDEDRVTREKRASEGAGNNPYEYTAIQPSELVGGVVDQVQQELNTIFTLDRVLDRREASDSDLEGGPEPVTITVDDSGSPEVGTLGDTQAEEDDAEPPTEDEADVELLEDDTDDSSSDD comes from the coding sequence ATGGCTTCAGACGACACTGACGAGTACCGGGTAGACGACGGGAACGACGAACAGCATCGAGACGAGGGCGACGAGGAGTACGACCTGTCCGACGTAGACGTATTCGTCGACGACGAGAGCGACGGCGACGGCGTTCGAACGGCGGCCGTCGAGGAAGTCGACCAGCGAATCGTCGACCTGCTCTCGTGGATCCTCGACACGGAGACGCGAGCGAAGATCTACGTCCACCTGCTGGCGAACCGCGGCAGCACCTCCGAGGAGGTCGCACAGGGGACCGGACTCTACCCGAGTACGGTTCGGGAGGCGCTGGCGGAACTCCACGACGAGGACCGCGTGACCCGGGAGAAACGCGCGAGCGAGGGGGCGGGGAACAACCCCTACGAGTACACGGCGATCCAGCCGAGCGAACTCGTCGGCGGGGTCGTCGATCAGGTCCAGCAGGAACTCAACACCATCTTCACCCTCGATCGCGTCCTCGACCGGCGCGAGGCGTCGGACTCTGACCTCGAGGGTGGCCCCGAACCGGTGACGATCACCGTCGACGACAGCGGGTCGCCCGAAGTCGGCACACTGGGCGACACCCAGGCCGAAGAAGACGACGCCGAACCGCCGACGGAGGACGAGGCAGACGTCGAACTCCTCGAGGACGACACTGACGATTCGAGTTCGGACGACTAG